From a single Deltaproteobacteria bacterium GWC2_65_14 genomic region:
- a CDS encoding ribonuclease J, translating into MPLRVIPLGGLGEIGLNSMLFDDGESALLVDAGLMFPDDTMPGVDFVIPDFGFLREVGSRLEGVLLTHGHEDHIGAVAFLLKEFDLPVYGTRLTLGLLRNRLAEHGLAETARLRTIGRTERFRLGRFDLEAFPVCHSIPDGIGYILRCGEGVFVHTGDFKLDARPLDGVGTDLGRLERLAREEGVTALFSDSTNVERNGVSLPEAFVGEALSEIFGGAEGRVIVAMFSSNIHRIQEALNAAARHGRKVALCGRSMVGNVATAIELGCMRLPDPDILVPAESAETLPGKEVAVLTTGSQGEPRSALSLMALGEHKSIRIRAGDTAVLSSKFIPGNERAIANVINHLFLSGADVLYEKISEIHVSGHASRDELRSMVRAVRPDYFIPVHGEPRHLIMHCTLAREEGVGHAELVRNGEILEFSSGKMGRDGRVQVGRLFVDGKDVGEVEGLVLKDRFHLAKSGLVMVVLAVSRAGGEILYGPEVVARGVVSENGSDTILEGARETVLAVWEEAGVETRKDMAELTTGIRKALRRFFNKRLERKPMIVPVLLEL; encoded by the coding sequence ATGCCGCTGCGCGTGATACCGCTCGGTGGGCTGGGCGAGATCGGCCTGAACTCGATGCTCTTCGACGACGGGGAGTCGGCCCTCCTCGTGGACGCCGGCCTCATGTTCCCGGACGACACGATGCCGGGGGTCGACTTCGTCATCCCCGACTTCGGCTTTCTCCGGGAGGTCGGCTCCCGGCTCGAGGGGGTTCTTCTCACCCACGGGCACGAGGACCATATCGGGGCCGTGGCCTTCCTGCTCAAGGAATTCGACCTCCCCGTCTACGGCACCCGCCTGACGCTCGGTCTCCTTCGGAATCGGCTGGCCGAGCACGGGCTGGCGGAGACGGCGAGGCTTCGCACGATCGGCCGCACCGAGCGGTTCCGGCTCGGCCGGTTCGACCTGGAGGCCTTCCCCGTCTGCCACAGCATCCCGGACGGGATCGGGTACATCCTCCGGTGCGGGGAGGGGGTGTTCGTCCACACGGGGGACTTCAAGCTCGACGCCCGTCCCCTGGACGGCGTGGGGACCGATCTCGGGCGGCTGGAACGGCTCGCCCGGGAGGAGGGGGTCACGGCCCTCTTCTCCGACTCCACGAACGTGGAGCGCAACGGCGTCAGCCTCCCCGAGGCGTTCGTGGGAGAGGCCCTCTCGGAGATTTTCGGCGGCGCGGAGGGCCGGGTCATCGTCGCGATGTTCTCCTCGAACATCCACCGGATCCAGGAGGCGCTGAACGCGGCCGCGCGCCACGGGAGGAAGGTGGCGCTCTGCGGGAGGAGCATGGTCGGGAACGTGGCCACCGCGATCGAGTTGGGGTGCATGCGCCTTCCGGATCCCGACATCCTGGTCCCCGCGGAGAGCGCCGAAACCCTCCCGGGAAAGGAGGTGGCGGTGCTGACCACCGGCAGCCAGGGGGAGCCCCGGTCGGCCCTCTCCCTGATGGCGCTGGGGGAGCACAAGTCGATCCGCATCCGGGCGGGGGACACGGCGGTCCTGTCGTCCAAGTTCATCCCGGGGAACGAGCGGGCGATCGCGAACGTGATCAACCATCTCTTCCTTTCCGGCGCCGACGTGCTCTATGAGAAGATCTCGGAGATCCACGTGTCCGGGCATGCCAGCCGGGACGAGCTCCGCTCCATGGTCCGGGCGGTCCGTCCCGACTACTTCATCCCGGTCCACGGGGAGCCGCGGCACCTGATCATGCACTGCACCCTCGCCCGGGAGGAGGGGGTGGGCCATGCCGAACTGGTGCGCAACGGGGAGATCCTCGAGTTCTCCTCCGGGAAGATGGGGCGGGACGGCAGGGTCCAGGTGGGGCGCCTGTTCGTGGACGGGAAGGACGTGGGGGAGGTCGAGGGGCTTGTCCTCAAGGACCGCTTCCACCTCGCGAAGAGCGGGCTGGTCATGGTGGTGCTGGCCGTTTCGCGGGCCGGCGGGGAGATCCTGTACGGCCCCGAGGTCGTGGCCCGCGGCGTGGTGTCGGAAAACGGATCGGACACGATCCTGGAGGGGGCCCGGGAGACGGTCCTGGCCGTCTGGGAGGAGGCGGGGGTCGAAACGAGGAAGGACATGGCCGAGCTGACGACGGGCATCCGGAAGGCGCTGCGCCGCTTCTTCAACAAGCGGCTGGAGCGGAAGCCGATGATCGTGCCCGTCCTCCTGGAGCTCTGA